A window of the Henckelia pumila isolate YLH828 chromosome 3, ASM3356847v2, whole genome shotgun sequence genome harbors these coding sequences:
- the LOC140890470 gene encoding selT-like protein isoform X3, producing the protein MLLNRGTAVTMKNMFESQFPGMDVVLANHPPPLPKRLLSKVVPVVQFGAIGIIVAGEHIFPRLGFAAPPQWYYSMRANRFGSMASIWLLGNFLQSFLQSSGAFEVYCNGELNILGVIYSFCMWLFKYPGLF; encoded by the exons ATGTTGCTGAACAG AGGGACAGCAGTGACAATGAAGAACATGTTTGAAAGTCAGTTTCCTGGAATGGACGTTGTTCTTGCCAATCACCCGCCTCCTCTACCGAAACGGTTGTTGAGCAAAGTTGTACCAGTCGTTCAATTTGGTGCAATTGGAATTATAGTGGCTGGAGAGCATATATTCCCTCGTCTTGGATTTGCTGCACCCCCTCAATGGTACTACTCCATGCGAGCAAATAGATTTGGAAGTATGGCAAGCATTTGGCTACTTGGAAACTTCCTTCAATCCTTCCTGCAGAGTTCAGGGGCTTTTGAAGTGTATTGTAATGGTGAACTG AACATTCTTGGGGTTATCTATTCCTTCTGTATGTGGTTGTTCAAGTATCCCGGGTTGTTTTAG
- the LOC140890470 gene encoding selT-like protein isoform X4 produces the protein MLLNRGTAVTMKNMFESQFPGMDVVLANHPPPLPKRLLSKVVPVVQFGAIGIIVAGEHIFPRLGFAAPPQWYYSMRANRFGSMASIWLLGNFLQSFLQSSGAFEVYCNGELVN, from the exons ATGTTGCTGAACAG AGGGACAGCAGTGACAATGAAGAACATGTTTGAAAGTCAGTTTCCTGGAATGGACGTTGTTCTTGCCAATCACCCGCCTCCTCTACCGAAACGGTTGTTGAGCAAAGTTGTACCAGTCGTTCAATTTGGTGCAATTGGAATTATAGTGGCTGGAGAGCATATATTCCCTCGTCTTGGATTTGCTGCACCCCCTCAATGGTACTACTCCATGCGAGCAAATAGATTTGGAAGTATGGCAAGCATTTGGCTACTTGGAAACTTCCTTCAATCCTTCCTGCAGAGTTCAGGGGCTTTTGAAGTGTATTGTAATGGTGAACTG gtgaattaa
- the LOC140890470 gene encoding selT-like protein isoform X5 — MLLNRGTAVTMKNMFESQFPGMDVVLANHPPPLPKRLLSKVVPVVQFGAIGIIVAGEHIFPRLGFAAPPQWYYSMRANRFGSMASIWLLGNFLQSFLQSSGAFEVYCNGEL, encoded by the exons ATGTTGCTGAACAG AGGGACAGCAGTGACAATGAAGAACATGTTTGAAAGTCAGTTTCCTGGAATGGACGTTGTTCTTGCCAATCACCCGCCTCCTCTACCGAAACGGTTGTTGAGCAAAGTTGTACCAGTCGTTCAATTTGGTGCAATTGGAATTATAGTGGCTGGAGAGCATATATTCCCTCGTCTTGGATTTGCTGCACCCCCTCAATGGTACTACTCCATGCGAGCAAATAGATTTGGAAGTATGGCAAGCATTTGGCTACTTGGAAACTTCCTTCAATCCTTCCTGCAGAGTTCAGGGGCTTTTGAAGTGTATTGTAATGGTGAACTG TGA
- the LOC140890470 gene encoding putative F-box/FBD/LRR-repeat protein At3g49040 isoform X2, with product MSENGEVDKISQLPDDALVAIISRLTWREAIATSILSTRWRHLYTYITRLSYSTLHPSERSKDKYFQQLQEKEFSKHMNETYDFFASNKDPLFLEEFKLHIPCLKGGNIKRLLPLVLEKEVESIDIRIIYHNKAMPGYYTFPRKTLINRKGGDLGLFPGLKSLRKLSLRSLHVDDRDVELFVSNCAVLEHLSIVGSYRYSHPEYSIFLQNVPKLVEFNASDQRHVLGHILPGIASPVLDQLLHINVVSTEISNHCILPPLPVLNNLKHLKLQVNCMDGSRAFLHDFPRYWRCPSLQKLEIKLLWMSFEVYDDGYHALLKDLHETGMSTIKPRSHLKEVTLSGCIGSPVDLSLLFIIIKQAVALETLIVEPCQQTPEIRQRAAALAREYLKQITPVSTNLIIM from the exons ATGAGTGAGAACGGGGAGGTGGACAAGATCAGCCAGTTGCCAGACGATGCTCTTGTGGCCATAATCTCTCGATTAACATGGCGAGAAGCTATCGCCACCAGCATCCTATCGACTCGTTGGCGCCACCTCTATACTTACATCACTCGGCTCTCCTACTCCACTCTACATCCCTCCGAACGATCAAAAGACAAATATTTTCAACAATTACAGGAAAAGGAATTTTCCAAGCACATGAATGAGACTTATGATTTCTTTGCTTCAAATAAAGACCCTCTGTTTTTGGAAGAATTCAAGTTGCATATACCCTGTCTGAAGGGAGGAAATATTAAGAGGTTGCTTCCATtagtgctggaaaaagaagtAGAAAGCATCGACATACGCATAATTTATCACAACAAAGCTATGCCTGGCTATTACACTTTTCCCCGTAAGACTTTGATTAATAGAAAAGGTGGCGACTTAGGGTTGTTTCCAGGCCTCAAGTCACTCAGAAAATTGTCCCTACGCTCTCTTCATGTAGATGATCGAGATGTCGAGCTTTTCGTTTCGAATTGTGCTGTTCTGGAACACTTGTCCATTGTGGGTTCTTACAG GTATTCACACCCCGAGTATTCAATTTTCCTCCAAAATGTCCCAAAGCTTGTTGAGTTCAATGCTTCCGATCAACGTCACGTACTTGGCCACATCTTACCCGGAATTGCGTCTCCCGTTCTTGATCAACTGCTGCACATTAATGTTGTCTCAACAGAAATCTCT AATCATTGTATATTGCCACCCCTACCGGTATTAAATAATCTAAAGCATCTCAAGCTTCAAGTTAATTGTATGGATGGTAGCAGGGCTTTTCTTCATGATTTTCCTCGGTATTGGCGATGTCCTAGCTTGCAGAAACTTGAGATAAAG CTTCTGTGGATGAGTTTTGAAGTTTATGATGATGGATATCATGCACTTTTAAAAGATTTACATGAAACGGGAATGTCGACGATTAAACCACGTAGCCATCTCAAAGAGGTGACTCTCTCAGGATGCATAGGGTCTCCAGTTGATTTAAGcttattatttattatcatcAAGCAAGCCGTTGCACTAGAAACACTCATTGTCGAACCTTGTCAACAAACTCCGGAAATCCGACAGAGGGCTGCGGCTCTTGCACGAGAGTATCTCAAGCAAATTACACCGGTCTCGACTAATCTAATCATTATGTAG
- the LOC140890470 gene encoding uncharacterized protein isoform X1 codes for MSENGEVDKISQLPDDALVAIISRLTWREAIATSILSTRWRHLYTYITRLSYSTLHPSERSKDKYFQQLQEKEFSKHMNETYDFFASNKDPLFLEEFKLHIPCLKGGNIKRLLPLVLEKEVESIDIRIIYHNKAMPGYYTFPRKTLINRKGGDLGLFPGLKSLRKLSLRSLHVDDRDVELFVSNCAVLEHLSIVGSYRLEKVSLVGHSKLKCLEISSSRNLVSIEVHDMINLVSLTCYKIQHRYSHPEYSIFLQNVPKLVEFNASDQRHVLGHILPGIASPVLDQLLHINVVSTEISNHCILPPLPVLNNLKHLKLQVNCMDGSRAFLHDFPRYWRCPSLQKLEIKLLWMSFEVYDDGYHALLKDLHETGMSTIKPRSHLKEVTLSGCIGSPVDLSLLFIIIKQAVALETLIVEPCQQTPEIRQRAAALAREYLKQITPVSTNLIIM; via the exons ATGAGTGAGAACGGGGAGGTGGACAAGATCAGCCAGTTGCCAGACGATGCTCTTGTGGCCATAATCTCTCGATTAACATGGCGAGAAGCTATCGCCACCAGCATCCTATCGACTCGTTGGCGCCACCTCTATACTTACATCACTCGGCTCTCCTACTCCACTCTACATCCCTCCGAACGATCAAAAGACAAATATTTTCAACAATTACAGGAAAAGGAATTTTCCAAGCACATGAATGAGACTTATGATTTCTTTGCTTCAAATAAAGACCCTCTGTTTTTGGAAGAATTCAAGTTGCATATACCCTGTCTGAAGGGAGGAAATATTAAGAGGTTGCTTCCATtagtgctggaaaaagaagtAGAAAGCATCGACATACGCATAATTTATCACAACAAAGCTATGCCTGGCTATTACACTTTTCCCCGTAAGACTTTGATTAATAGAAAAGGTGGCGACTTAGGGTTGTTTCCAGGCCTCAAGTCACTCAGAAAATTGTCCCTACGCTCTCTTCATGTAGATGATCGAGATGTCGAGCTTTTCGTTTCGAATTGTGCTGTTCTGGAACACTTGTCCATTGTGGGTTCTTACAGGTTAGAAAAGGTGTCGTTGGTTGGACATTCCAAGTTGAAGTGCTTGGAGATTTCTTCTTCTAGGAATTTGGTGTCGATTGAGGTTCATGACATGATCAACCTTGTTTCTTTGACATGCTATAAAATACAACATAGGTATTCACACCCCGAGTATTCAATTTTCCTCCAAAATGTCCCAAAGCTTGTTGAGTTCAATGCTTCCGATCAACGTCACGTACTTGGCCACATCTTACCCGGAATTGCGTCTCCCGTTCTTGATCAACTGCTGCACATTAATGTTGTCTCAACAGAAATCTCT AATCATTGTATATTGCCACCCCTACCGGTATTAAATAATCTAAAGCATCTCAAGCTTCAAGTTAATTGTATGGATGGTAGCAGGGCTTTTCTTCATGATTTTCCTCGGTATTGGCGATGTCCTAGCTTGCAGAAACTTGAGATAAAG CTTCTGTGGATGAGTTTTGAAGTTTATGATGATGGATATCATGCACTTTTAAAAGATTTACATGAAACGGGAATGTCGACGATTAAACCACGTAGCCATCTCAAAGAGGTGACTCTCTCAGGATGCATAGGGTCTCCAGTTGATTTAAGcttattatttattatcatcAAGCAAGCCGTTGCACTAGAAACACTCATTGTCGAACCTTGTCAACAAACTCCGGAAATCCGACAGAGGGCTGCGGCTCTTGCACGAGAGTATCTCAAGCAAATTACACCGGTCTCGACTAATCTAATCATTATGTAG